In the Arthrobacter sp. Soc17.1.1.1 genome, CTGGCAGGTCGACCATACGCGGGTATTGAAGCCCGGCGGCTGGAGCACCTTCACGTTCTGGCAGTTCGACGATCACGGCGCCCTGCCGGTGGACCAGAATGTCTTCAACGGCAGTCTTGATGCCCTCCGACAGTTTGCAGTGGGACGAGCGGTGTCGGCGTATGCGTCGTATTTCAAGTATTCGAATATGCCGTCGATCTATGGACGGCTACCCAATGGCACGTTCCGGGCCTTGAGCTGGGACGAGTACTCGCAACTGGGCCAGCCCGGCTACCAGACGCTGGGGCCGGTCTCGTTCGTGATGAACAGCTGGAACGGAACCATCTACCTCATCGGCGCCGACAACAAGGGACAAATCCTGAGCTTCCAGGACTGGGACGCCTACGGCCGACCCAACCCGACCGTCTCCAAACTCATCCCCGGCACGTACTTCACCACCAAATTCGACAGCAAGCTCTACTACATGAGCCCCGCCGGTGAGATCCCCGCGACCGACGCCGACTACAAAGCCGCCGGCAGCCCACCGCTGACCCTGCCCACGCGCTACGTCAAGTACGACTGGGACACCACCGTCTACCAGCAGAAAGCCACCTCGCTCACCGCCTCGACCGCGACGACCGTCAGCCACGACCAATGGGCGGCCGCAGGCTTCCCCGCCCCCCAGGTCATCAGCTACATCCCGGGCACCACGTTCTTCAAATACACCAACCTCGGCACCATCTTCATGAAGACCCCCACCGGCGCCACCCACCCGGCAACCTACGACGAGTGGCGAAGCGCACCCCTCTCAGCCCAGGGATACACAGACGCAGGCCAGGCGCGTTTCGTGATGAACAGCTGGAACGGAACCATCTACCTCATCGGCGCCGACAACAAGGGACAAATCCTGAGCTTCCAGGACTGGGACGCCTACGGCCGACCCAACCCGACCGTCTCCAAACTCATCCCCGGCACGTACTTCACCACCAAATTCGACAGCAAGCTCTACTACATGAGCCCCGCCGGTGAGATCCCCGCGACCGACGCCGACTACAAAGCCGCCGGCAGCCCACCGCTGACCCTGCCCACGCGCTACGTCAAGTACGACTGGGACACCACCGTCTACCAGCAGAAAGCCACCTCGCTCACCGCCTCGACCGCGACGACCGTCAGCCACGACCAATGGGCGGCCGCAGGCTTCCCCGCCCCCCAGGTCATCAGCTACATCCCGGGCACCACGTTCTTCAAATACACCAACCTCGGCACCATCTTCATGAAGACCCCCACCGGCGCCACCCACCCGGCAACCTACGACGAGTGGCGAAGCGCACCCCTCTCAGCCCAGGGATACACAGACGCAGGCCAGGCGCGTTTCGTGATGAACAGCTGGAACGGAACCATCTACCTCATCGGCGCCGACAACAAGGGACAAATCCTGAGCTTCCAGGACTGGGACGCCTACGGCCGACCCAACCCGACCGTCTCCAAACTCATCCCCGGCACATACTTCACCAGATCCGACAACAAGCTCTACTACATGAGCCCCGCCGGTCAGATCCCCGCGACCGACGCCGACTACAAAGCCGCCGGCAGCCCACCCATCAGAACCCGGTGACGCAGGGCAGAACCCTTGGCGAGCCCTTCCCGGCAGAACCGCATGCATGGAGTTCGAGTGCGTGCACGGGTCGGGTCGGGTCGACAGAGGTCACCCCTGCGCCGGCCAGCTCGAGGAGAGGCGAGTGGTTACCGGCCAGGACGGCGGGCAGCAAACCTGCTCCCCCTGCGGAGGGCCGGCCGTCAGGCGACGAGCATCCGGCAAGGGGAGTCGGCCATGCCGGCTCCCCTTGCCGGCCGGCAGCGACAGGGGATGGGCTGTCCGCTTCCTCCTCGAGCTCGTCGCTCAGCGGACTCCACGAGTGGACGGCCGCAGCACGGAAGACGCATGCCTCGTCCGATCACCTGACCACCCCGCGCCGCGTGCCTGCGGAGAGCCCGGATCAGACCGTACTCTCGACCACGGCACTGTGGCCCATACGGTTCCTCAGGCGGAGGTAGGCCAGCTTCCGGGCGTACGCCGTGACGATCGCCCTGGCGTCACCGATCAGGACGTCCGACCGTCGAAGGGGAAAGTCACCCTTCATCAGTAGTTGACGATGGAAGCCCCTGACCTGCTCCGATTGGGAGGCAGCGAGCCTGAAGCTCCATTGCCCTCCGCTGACCCTGAACGAAGCCAGGACGGACTTCAGCGCGACGACATCCCCTCGACCGCAGATCGCTACCAGCGTCGCCTCGTCGATGAGGTAGGGGTGGGTGTTGTCCCACCACCCGACATCCTCCAATGTCTTCCGACGGATCAGGGAGCATGCAGGCTCCCCGAAGACATTGGTCCCAGCCCGCACCGTGGCACGGACTGCATCTTCCCCCTTGGTCAGGCCCTCCAGACCCTGTAGACCCCGCCGACGGAGAAAAACCTTCCCGTCGGCGTCGATGAGTCGGCGCTGGCTCGAGACCAGGACGGCCGAAGGGTGATCGAGTAACGCCTGGACCTGCAGGGTGAGCGCATCGGGCTCGATCAGGTCGTCACCGCAGACAAGCTTGAGGTACTCGCCCTTGGCTGCTTGACTCACCCTGTTCCAGTTGGCCAGCGCCCCTCCCCCCTCCGGAGTCGGCGTGAGGATCCTCAGGCGGGGATCACCGGCGAAGCCTGCGATGATCTCTGCCGTCGCGTCGATGGACGAGTGATCCGCCACAACCACCTCGTAGTGGGCGTAGTCCTGGGACAGCGCAGAGCGCAGAGTCTCAGCGATGTACTGCTCATTGTTGTAGGCGGGGATGACAATCGAAACGAGAGGTTCAGCCATGGCGGCGTGCTCCTTCAGTAGTTCGGCCCTGCTCGCGTCCCGACCGCCGGAACGAGAAGTACTTGTGCCCGAAGTAGCTGACCGCAACGGAGACGAAGGTGATCGCGATCTGCGACGGTATCCGGGGGAATCCCAGTACGTCCGAGACGAGGAACAGGAGGACGATGTTGATGACCAGGGACGAGAGGTTGACCACCACGAATCGGGAGAAGTCGCGCAGGAGGTGTCCCACGACCCGGAAGACGAGGCGTCGGTACACGAAGAACACCGCCAGGAGCGATGTCGCCCAGGAGACCGTCAGCAGCAACGAGGACGGCGCGTCGGTGAAGTACAGGGCGAGGCCGATGAACAAACCGGTACTGAACGCCGTGTTGAGGCCGCCTACCAGGAGGAACAGGATCCGCTGATCCTTCACGATCCTCATCAGCGGGCCCGGCGCGCCTGTCGGGACTCCGCGTGCAGGAGTGATCGCCGCATCAGGGCTGGAACCGGTCTCCTGTGCTCGCCGCTGCTTCATTTGCCGTTCTCGCTCATTCCGGCCATGTCCGACAGCGCTCCGCTCATGTACCTCGCCCTCATATCCAGTGCAGTCGTATTGATCCCCACCGGGAGTGGAGTCTTGCTGAACCTGTCGATTTCGCTCCAGACCACCGATCTCATGCGCAGGTCCAGTGCTTGTGCCTTCGCGTACGGCGACGCTCCCAGGGTGAGCAGCGCGCGCCGCTTCAGGACCGTCTTCGTCACTCCGACGAGTGCGCTGATCGAGTCGGCTCTCTGGGATGCCATGACTTTCACAGTGGAACTCCCCGCCGGTACGTCGGGGCGGTCCACCCGATCCAGCGCGTCCAGAACCAGTTTCGCAGCATCATCGACGTAGAGATAATCCCTCAGGGTGTCGAGTGACACGTAGAGCTTCACTGGCAGACCTGTCACGACGGACTTCACCAACACGCTGATGAGGCCCTGTGCCTTGTTCAGGTTCTGTCCCGGCCCGTAGAGATTGCTGAACCGTCCGATCACCCCTTTGCTGGACGTGTCCTGGCAGAACTGACGCACCAAGGACTCCGCGCGCAACTTGGCGTGCCCGTAAGGCGCCAGGGGCTGCGGTTCGGTGGTTTCATCGAAAGGCGGACCTTCGGCGCCGGCATACAGGCCGCCGGCCGAGGATGCCAGGAAGAACCGGCCCTCCAGGTCCCTGTCTCGGACCTCGTGTGCGACGGTAGCGAGGGTCCTTCTCAGGACGTCCAGTTCTGTCTCGAGTGCCTCACCCGAAGTGCTCGTGACCCCGGCTCCCGCACACCAGATGATCGTCCATCGCCGACGTGTCCCCTTCAGCCAATGCTGCGCGGCGACAGCGAGAGATGCGACGGCGTCGTCGGGGCGATCCCACGGGATGCTCGTGCGGAAGACCGGGATGGACAGCGCCGCGCACCTCCGCACGACGCCCTGCCCCAGCAAGCCTCCGGCCCCGACGACCCAGACCGCGTCGGGCGCATCGATGGTACCGAGCGTCATCTCGGCTTTTCGCCCGTCGGTGCGAGCACTGGGGGAAGCTCTTTCCTGCCGAGCGGGCCGTTTCGCGGGTCCGACACGATGAGGTACGCGGGTTTGCCCATCGCCATGTTGACACTGACTCCGATGTACTCAGCGATGATGCCGAGCGAGAAGAGGGTTCCTCCGGTGCTCAGCAGCAACACGATCATCGTCGAGGTCCATCCCCGTTCCGATGCACCCTGTCCGAGCGCGTACGAAACCAGCAGATACACAGCCAGAGCAATCCCCGCGAGCGCGAAGAGAAGACCGATCACACTCACCAGGCGGAGGCCCTTGGTGCCGCTGGAGAGGACCATGCGCCAGAAATGGGAGAGAAGGGAGCGGAGGTTGTAGCCCGACGCCCTGTCCTTCTCCTGCCGCAGGAGCACCGGGCAGGTTGATGTACGAGATGCGATCCAACCCAGCGCGACATCCAGGTAGACGCCGCTACCGGCGTAGGCGGCAACCGACCGCGCGGTCTCCCCCGTCAGGAGCCTGAAGCTCTGGAACTTGGACGCGTCCTGCATCGAGAAGATCCGAGCTGCCAGGTATTTCGCAGTCCTGGAAGCTGCGTTCCGAACAGGCCCGTGCGGTGCGGGGTTGGTCGGATCGGCGTAGACGAGGGTTGCCTGGTCCTGCAGGGCAACATCGAGCAACTCCGCTATGGCAGCTGGGTCATGCTGTCCGTCTTCGTCCATCGTCACCACCCAGTCGCCTCCCGAGGAGGCCATCCCCGCCAGGGTCGCCGGATGCTGCCCGAAATTACGACTCAGCCAGATCGGGCGCACGCAGTCGTATTTCTCGGCGAGGCGTCGAATAGTACCCGCCGAGTCGTCAGGGCCGTGATCGAAGACGAGGAGAATTTCCTTCACGACGTAGGAGTTGCCCTGCTTTGTTATTGCACCCCTGGTATAGGGGATAAGTTCCTCGATAACCGCTTGAAGCGACTTCTCGCCCTGATAGACAGGTATCACCACAGACATCGTGTGGATGTTGCTCAGGTCTATGGGGCGGGGGTCAGTCATGGCACTAGAGTCTACCGTCACCTACGGAACGGCAAGAACGTGCAGCCGCGCGCTGATAAGGTCATCGGGGAGCAGCGCCCTTGACGACCGGGCCCCGCGCGGCGTCCGATCCTGTCGATGACAGAGCCTCGGGCGGCGGTGAGCAGCTGCCGCCGGACTGCTCGCGAGCAGCACCGAGAGGTCCGCTGTGTACCCTGATACTGGCCGACCCCAGGAACGACAGCAGGTCGTCGAGGACTGATCCAGCCGCGCCGGCCCTGGAAGATGCTCACCCAGAACCGGCCCACACCAGGTCTTCTCCGCTTGTCGGGTATACGGGGCCGAGCAAACCAAGAGGAGAATCGTCGAAATGATTGAGGATCATCGCGGCACGCGGTCGCGTTCCCGCACATCGGGCGGGCCGCTGTTGACGAGAGTGGCGTCTGTACTGATCTCCGTCGTTGCGTATTTCCTGCTCTTCGTCACCCCCCTCAGCCGGAGTGCCGACTTCGACTGGACACGGTTCCGGAATTACTTTCCTTTCGATCAGTACTCGTACCTGGCCATCGCAGTCAATGTTCAGGGTGGCGACTACCGAGCGGTCGAGCCTTTCTCACAAAGCGGCGCGAACCATTATCCACGCCTCTACTACGTGGTGCTCGGCTCACTTGCCCGCCTATTCGGCACCGACCTCGTGTGGATGTGGCAGGTCACCGGAGTAGCGATACAGCTCCTGATGGTGGCCACTGTCTCAGTGCTGTGCATCAGGCTCACACGATTGAACTGGGCCGGCGTCCTGGGCGTGCTGCCCTTCCTCATGGGGACTTTCGCCTGGGTCGGATCGGACAATTGGCTGCACCCTCTCGAAAGCCACGGCGTGCTCTGGCCGTCCTTCGGTGTCCTGTTCACCATCAACGGTGAAGCGGCGGCCCTGTGCCTGGCCATCGTGTCGATGTGCGCCGTCATCTACGCCGTACAGGACCGCACCCCCCGACGCAGGCGGATGGTACTGATCGTCGGCGCCTTCGCGGTGACCGGCCTGCTGGCGAATATCCAGACCTATTCCTTCCTCGCGTCGGTGTACCTCTTCGCGTTCGCCTTCGCCTGTTACGGACTCATGGCAAGTCGGGACAGAAAAGGACTCCTTCTGTCCATTGCGTTGACAGCCATCGTCCTGGTGTTCGGCCCGGCGCTCGCCGATAAGGCAGGACCCCTGGTGATTCTTGCCGGCGGCGCACTCGGCACGCTGCCCGGCCTCGTGAGGGTTCTCAGACGACATCCCGCGGAATTCCTTCTGTCCGCTGCAGCTCTGGTCACCTGCGCGATGCCGACAGTCCTCGGCACCATCCTCGGCCGGGTGAGTGGGGACCCCTTCCTGACCTACCGGGAAGCGTCGTCGAACAATCTCGGCGTGCCCCCCGAGACGGGTCTCCTCGCCGCGACCATCCCGGCCGTTCTGCTCGTGTTGATCTTCATCGCCGGTGTGGTAGCCCGCAACATTCTTTGGGCCTCATACTCGGCCGGCGTGACCGTGGGATGGATTATCGCCAGTACGAACGATGTCTGGGGTGCGAACCAGGAGCCGTACCGATTCTGGATCGATTGCTTCACTCTGGTGAGTGCTACTGCGATCCCGATCTTTGCAGGCATGGTTCTTCACTTCTGGCGTCGCAGGAACGTCAGCGTCGACCATGAAACGACTGAAGGCGACGGGCAGCAACGTGAGCCGAGGACCAGGCCTGCACTCGTGGCCGTCTTCTCC is a window encoding:
- a CDS encoding GH25 family lysozyme; protein product: MSSWQGSVDWTTVWNTGARFAYVKASEGPWKLNDYFNQQYNGSAAVGMFRGAYHFARPNLSSGKSQAEVFVRSGGGWTADGKTLPGALDLETNMSDSSGDCYGLTPAQLTGWTKDFTTTYRALTGRDAPIYTTYYFWQDCLGGSTAFSTSNPLWIAHWQVDHTRVLKPGGWSTFTFWQFDDHGALPVDQNVFNGSLDALRQFAVGRAVSAYASYFKYSNMPSIYGRLPNGTFRALSWDEYSQLGQPGYQTLGPVSFVMNSWNGTIYLIGADNKGQILSFQDWDAYGRPNPTVSKLIPGTYFTTKFDSKLYYMSPAGEIPATDADYKAAGSPPLTLPTRYVKYDWDTTVYQQKATSLTASTATTVSHDQWAAAGFPAPQVISYIPGTTFFKYTNLGTIFMKTPTGATHPATYDEWRSAPLSAQGYTDAGQARFVMNSWNGTIYLIGADNKGQILSFQDWDAYGRPNPTVSKLIPGTYFTTKFDSKLYYMSPAGEIPATDADYKAAGSPPLTLPTRYVKYDWDTTVYQQKATSLTASTATTVSHDQWAAAGFPAPQVISYIPGTTFFKYTNLGTIFMKTPTGATHPATYDEWRSAPLSAQGYTDAGQARFVMNSWNGTIYLIGADNKGQILSFQDWDAYGRPNPTVSKLIPGTYFTRSDNKLYYMSPAGQIPATDADYKAAGSPPIRTR
- a CDS encoding glycosyltransferase; translation: MTDPRPIDLSNIHTMSVVIPVYQGEKSLQAVIEELIPYTRGAITKQGNSYVVKEILLVFDHGPDDSAGTIRRLAEKYDCVRPIWLSRNFGQHPATLAGMASSGGDWVVTMDEDGQHDPAAIAELLDVALQDQATLVYADPTNPAPHGPVRNAASRTAKYLAARIFSMQDASKFQSFRLLTGETARSVAAYAGSGVYLDVALGWIASRTSTCPVLLRQEKDRASGYNLRSLLSHFWRMVLSSGTKGLRLVSVIGLLFALAGIALAVYLLVSYALGQGASERGWTSTMIVLLLSTGGTLFSLGIIAEYIGVSVNMAMGKPAYLIVSDPRNGPLGRKELPPVLAPTGEKPR
- a CDS encoding GtrA family protein produces the protein MKQRRAQETGSSPDAAITPARGVPTGAPGPLMRIVKDQRILFLLVGGLNTAFSTGLFIGLALYFTDAPSSLLLTVSWATSLLAVFFVYRRLVFRVVGHLLRDFSRFVVVNLSSLVINIVLLFLVSDVLGFPRIPSQIAITFVSVAVSYFGHKYFSFRRSGREQGRTTEGARRHG
- a CDS encoding glycosyltransferase family 2 protein, with the protein product MAEPLVSIVIPAYNNEQYIAETLRSALSQDYAHYEVVVADHSSIDATAEIIAGFAGDPRLRILTPTPEGGGALANWNRVSQAAKGEYLKLVCGDDLIEPDALTLQVQALLDHPSAVLVSSQRRLIDADGKVFLRRRGLQGLEGLTKGEDAVRATVRAGTNVFGEPACSLIRRKTLEDVGWWDNTHPYLIDEATLVAICGRGDVVALKSVLASFRVSGGQWSFRLAASQSEQVRGFHRQLLMKGDFPLRRSDVLIGDARAIVTAYARKLAYLRLRNRMGHSAVVESTV
- a CDS encoding NAD-dependent epimerase/dehydratase family protein, which produces MTLGTIDAPDAVWVVGAGGLLGQGVVRRCAALSIPVFRTSIPWDRPDDAVASLAVAAQHWLKGTRRRWTIIWCAGAGVTSTSGEALETELDVLRRTLATVAHEVRDRDLEGRFFLASSAGGLYAGAEGPPFDETTEPQPLAPYGHAKLRAESLVRQFCQDTSSKGVIGRFSNLYGPGQNLNKAQGLISVLVKSVVTGLPVKLYVSLDTLRDYLYVDDAAKLVLDALDRVDRPDVPAGSSTVKVMASQRADSISALVGVTKTVLKRRALLTLGASPYAKAQALDLRMRSVVWSEIDRFSKTPLPVGINTTALDMRARYMSGALSDMAGMSENGK